A genomic stretch from Channa argus isolate prfri chromosome 24, Channa argus male v1.0, whole genome shotgun sequence includes:
- the LOC137109105 gene encoding protein PIMREG-like isoform X2, whose amino-acid sequence MDGIGRAVVGVWRAHTVLDESDGAESSPEAPDRFRKLRSSSSLNSLRMTMRKRLPLRSVQTNSLPENPTWETLKEQPKTSMVRKLSRSAQNSISGVCQRLQKAKEVSREECLIVTPGRTCDGEEYGASTSHTPRRTPHRASTLRRTPKSTATPGRTPGSRGRRTPESGVRGVKTGGGRRQLVRMAALRSPFASPNTQNQRLKFDKDLESVSSGLKRLKRLSKAFDDVIGRDNRKFNYSNIVE is encoded by the exons ATGGATGGAATTGGTAGAGCTGTGGTGGGAGTCTGGAGGGCACATACAGTCTTGGATGAATCTGATGGAGCAGAGAGCTCCCCTGAAGCCCCGGATCGTTTCCGCAAGCTTCGCTCCTCATCTTCACTCAACTCTCTGCGGATGACTATGCGTAAGCGGTTGCCATTACGTTCGGTCCAGACCAATTCCCTCCCTGAGAATCCGACATGGGAAACTCTGAAGGAGCAACCAAAAACCAGTATGGTCCGCAAACTCAGTCGCAGTGCCCAGAACTCCATCAGTGGAGTGTGTCAG AGGTTGCAGAAGGCCAAAGAGGTTTCACGTGAGGAGTGTTTGATAGTAACGCCAGGCAGGACCTGTGATGGTGAAGAATATGGTGCATCAACGTCTCATACCCCAAGACGTACGCCTCATCGAGCTTCAACACTGAGACGCACTCCCAAATCAACAGCCACACCTGGACGTACTCCGGGTTCTAGAGGCAGAAGGACTCCCGAGTCCGGTGTCCGAGGGGTGAAAACAGGAGGAGGCAGGAGGCAGCTGGTTCGCATGGCCGCTTTACGAAGTCCCTTTGCCTCCCCCAACACACAGAACCAGAGGCT AAAGTTTGACAAAGATTTGGAGTCGGTTTCCAGTGGACTGAAGAGACTCAAGCGTCTGTCCAAGGCctttgatgatgtcattggcAGAGACAACAG GAAGTTCAACTATTCCAATATTGTGGAGTAG
- the LOC137109105 gene encoding protein PIMREG-like isoform X1 → MDGIGRAVVGVWRAHTVLDESDGAESSPEAPDRFRKLRSSSSLNSLRMTMRKRLPLRSVQTNSLPENPTWETLKEQPKTSMVRKLSRSAQNSISGVCQRLQKAKEVSREECLIVTPGRTCDGEEYGASTSHTPRRTPHRASTLRRTPKSTATPGRTPGSRGRRTPESGVRGVKTGGGRRQLVRMAALRSPFASPNTQNQRLKFDKDLESVSSGLKRLKRLSKAFDDVIGRDNRTSTKDHSGGAIMRKLDPSGKFSSTNLTHKATNVSKTLGGWAHTAVNTIRKPK, encoded by the exons ATGGATGGAATTGGTAGAGCTGTGGTGGGAGTCTGGAGGGCACATACAGTCTTGGATGAATCTGATGGAGCAGAGAGCTCCCCTGAAGCCCCGGATCGTTTCCGCAAGCTTCGCTCCTCATCTTCACTCAACTCTCTGCGGATGACTATGCGTAAGCGGTTGCCATTACGTTCGGTCCAGACCAATTCCCTCCCTGAGAATCCGACATGGGAAACTCTGAAGGAGCAACCAAAAACCAGTATGGTCCGCAAACTCAGTCGCAGTGCCCAGAACTCCATCAGTGGAGTGTGTCAG AGGTTGCAGAAGGCCAAAGAGGTTTCACGTGAGGAGTGTTTGATAGTAACGCCAGGCAGGACCTGTGATGGTGAAGAATATGGTGCATCAACGTCTCATACCCCAAGACGTACGCCTCATCGAGCTTCAACACTGAGACGCACTCCCAAATCAACAGCCACACCTGGACGTACTCCGGGTTCTAGAGGCAGAAGGACTCCCGAGTCCGGTGTCCGAGGGGTGAAAACAGGAGGAGGCAGGAGGCAGCTGGTTCGCATGGCCGCTTTACGAAGTCCCTTTGCCTCCCCCAACACACAGAACCAGAGGCT AAAGTTTGACAAAGATTTGGAGTCGGTTTCCAGTGGACTGAAGAGACTCAAGCGTCTGTCCAAGGCctttgatgatgtcattggcAGAGACAACAG aACTAGTACAAAAGACCATTCAGGAGGAGCAATAATGAGAAAGTTGGACCCCAGCGGTAAATTCAGTAGTACAAACctcacacacaaagccacaaaTGTCTCAAAAACCCTGGGAGGTTGGGCCCATACAGCTGTCAACACTATTCGCAAACCCAAATGA